The genomic segment ACTTGTTGTCCCTGTTTTATAATGTCCGGATTGGGGCCTTCGGGACGCTCAAGGGCGGTGAAAACGTCCGGGTTGCGGTATTGCCCAACCCCAAACCTCAAGAACTCGTCTTTCGCATAGGCGAGAAGACCGAGCCAGGCCTTAAGGTGATGTTAAACTATCGCCCGCAGGACTCCCCTACCGAAGATCACTATTTCATCTTCCTCAATCCGCAGGGAGTGCCCACCCTGGCCTGGACCGAGGTCACCTTCTTCGGCAAGCTGGCGGGGCGCTTGCTGAACCCCGGCGAGATCAAGAAGGAATTGCTGCCGGCCATGGCGCGGCATAATTAATATGACAGGTCGTAAAAAGCGTGGCTGGTAATTTACCACCTCAGGGGCGGTACCTCTCCTTATTTGGCCGCGTTCAGAGATGGCGATGCGCCCTCCCCTGCCTGGTCCTCCTCTTTCTGATCCATTTTGTGCTGCCGGACGGCGCGGTCTTGGCTGCCCCGGCCTTACTTGAGGATTTGCGCTACCAGATAGCGGTTTTGGTCTGGCCGGATGCCGCCCAGGTCCGGGTTACCTTAACGAACCAGGGGCAGGGCCGCCTGGTGGCGGAAGTGTTGGGAGAGACCAGGGGCTTCATCAAGGTCATGAGCGGCAACCACAAGGAACGTCTCCAAACCGAGATGGTCTGGCGGAAGGGGCGTCTGGTGCCGCTGGTTTACCGGGAAGAATCCTGGCGCCACGGGAAACGCGCCTTCAAGGAGTATCGCTTCAATTATCCTCGAGCCCGGTTAGCCTTGTGGGAGTGGCATCAAGGCAAAGGTCTCTTAAAGAAATGGGAGACCGATTTGCCTGAGCAGGTCTATGACCCCCTGAGCGCGTTCTACAATTGCCGATTGAAGATTTTAGGCCCAACCCGAGAAGGCGAAACCAGCACTATCCGGGGCATTCCCTATCCCCAGCCCGAGGCCTTGGAAGTGAGTTTAGGCCCGGAGACCGTCGATGGCCGCCAGGCCAAGGTTTCTTTGGTCAACCCGGTCTTTGCAGGTACCCGGGGTGTGGTATTCGCTATGATCGATGCGCAACGGGTGCCGCACCAGGCCTGGACCACGGTCTTCGGCGTCACCGTCAGAGGGGCCTTGTTACCGGGCAGCGTCATGATGCCCGCGAAATTACCGGGGCTCCCCGCGTCCGGGCCGGCTGCTACCCGGTCTCCCCAGGCTAACATCCCCACACCTGACCCAGATGGGGAAAGCCCGCCATGATCCACCCCCGGGACTGGTACGTGGAGATCGCCGGTCAGGGGCCCGACCTGGTGCTGCTCCACGGCCTGGGGGCCTCCAGCTTTTCCTGGCGCCACAACCGGACTGCCCTGTCCCGCCATTTCCGGGTGATCACCCCTGACCTGCCTGGCCACGGCAAATCCCCGGCGCTCCGGCACGCCGACTACCGCGTCGAAGCCCTGCTCCAGGGTATCCTGGATTTCCTGGACTGGCGCCGGCTTAAGACCGTTATCCTGGGCGGCAATTCCCTGGGCGGGGGCTTAAGCCTGCTTGTGGCTAAAAAGCGCCCCGAGCAGGTGTGCGCCCTGGTGTTGCTGGCCCCCGCCGCAGCGATCACCCGGATTCCCTACGCCTTTTATCCGCTGCGCCTGCCGGTCCTGGGATATGCAGTCGCGACCCTCCTGGGTCCCTGGTTTCTTCCCTGGTTCATGCGCCTGGTTTACTGTCATCCCGAGCGGATGATCCCTGAGGCCGTGGCCGGCTATGCCCCGCCTTACCGATCCCTGAGCCATCGTCTGGCCCTGCGCCAGGTCTGCCGGCAATTGGAGGTTCGACCTCTCGAGGAGATTGCGGAGCTCCTGCGCAGTCTCACCCTGCCCACGAGCCTCATCTGGGGAGCGCACGACCTCATCCTGCCTCCGGCCCAGGGTCACTGGATCAAAAGTCATTTGCCTCAGGCGGAATTTCACCTGCTGCCGGAGGTGGGCCATGCCCCCCAGGAAGAAGCCCCGGTGAAGGTAAACAAGATAATCATTGATTTTTTGGGCCGTTCATTAAACAATTAACGCAAAAGCATTTTTTACCTTTCTCTTGAAGGGAATACTACTAGGAGGGTGACGGGCATTTTACCCGCCACATACACATGACAAAAAACATCATCCCTTTTGCCCGGGCGCAACGTTCCGTCAAGGAGGTCGTGGAGAAGTTTTATCAGGAGTTGGATGACATCGAAGAAATCGTTATCATCGCCAAAGACCGGGAAGGCGAATGGATCTTCGCCAACTCGGAGTTGGAAAATGAGCTGGAATGGATCGGCAGCCTCTATAAATTCATCAACAAGGCCATCTTAGAAGACGAGGAGGATTTTTAGAGCAGCACCTGATACTCCCCCCCGCTCTTTGGGAAACGCAGAACGCTTCTGATTTCTCATAAAAAAATTGAAGAGGGGGGAAACGGCCCCCCTCTTCGTGATATGGATGTGTTAAACTAAGGGAGGCCCCCTCCTCCTGCTTCTCACCCCAAAGAACAATGAAATAATGAAGAGCACTAGAAAAAGAATGAAAAGGATCCAGGCAATTTCCGCAGAAATAGCCGCAATGCCGCCAAGTCCCAATACACCCGCTATTAAAGCGATGATCAAGAAAGTAAGTGCCATACTAAGCATATCTACCTCCAGGCCTCAGATGCGTCCCAGCAGGAGCAGGATAATTATAATGATAAGGATCAATCCTATGCCGCTGCTGGGATAATAACCCCAACCCCCGCTATAGGGCCAGCGTGGCAGCGCTCCGATAAGCAGAAGAATTAATATGATGAGCAATAAAGTGCTGACCATTTTTGTTCCTCCTTGTCAACCGGGAGCGACCAGAAGTGGCCGCTCCCGCCAGGGCGTCCATGCTTCTATTACTTCTTTTCCGGCTCGGGCGGCTTCGGGTGTTCTGGCGGTGCCTGGGGCTGGGTCCCCGGAGTCTGCAGCTGCTTCATCATGGGGCAGGCCTGCATCATCTGCATCATACCTATCATGTGCATCTGATTCAGCATGACCTGCATCTGGTTAAACATATCCTGCATCTTCTTCAGGTCAGCCGGGGGCACCTTGCTTTTGCTCATCATCTGCTGCATCTGCTGCATGTTGTCCTGCATTTGCTTCATCATTTGGGGCATCTCTTGACTCCCCATCATGGCCCCCTGCGGCTGACTCTGGCCCGGCTGCGGGGTCTGGACTTCCCCGGGCGCCTGAGCCATGGCGTAACCCGCGCCCATGAGCAAAGATGCTGTCAGTATGAATACCATCACCTTACGCATAATTGCCTCCCTTTAAAAGATAGTTTAACAGTTAAATTAATAATGGTTTTTTAAGAGTCAAGCAGGAAATTTCCGGATGGTTTTGGGAAATCAAGAGAAGGTGTAGACCAGCCCCCCCGGCTGTTCAGACCAAGGAATGGTGCTCAGGACGTAATTACAGCCGTTTGAAATTTTTGGCTGAAAACTGACCGCTGGTAGCTAGTAGCTACTCAAGCCAGGCCATAATTGCCCGGGGTATCATCCACCGGACCCAGGAGGGCCACGCCCCAGGCTTCCGGCCGGAGCAGGTCCCGGGCTACTTCCAGGATCTCTGCCGTCGTGACCTGCAACATGCCGGTGATGATGTCCTGCAGAGGGATATAGCGGCCGAAGTTGAGCTCGTTTTTGGCCAGACGCAGCATGAGATGGTCGCAATCCTCGGCGGAAAGCATGATGGAGCCTTTAAGATGTTCTTGGGCCGCGGTAAGCTCGGCACGGGAGACCGGCTCGGCTTGCAGATTTTTCAGTTCCTCGCGAATTGCGGCCATAATGGCCTCAAGAT from the Desulfobaccales bacterium genome contains:
- a CDS encoding DUF3108 domain-containing protein, producing the protein MAGNLPPQGRYLSLFGRVQRWRCALPCLVLLFLIHFVLPDGAVLAAPALLEDLRYQIAVLVWPDAAQVRVTLTNQGQGRLVAEVLGETRGFIKVMSGNHKERLQTEMVWRKGRLVPLVYREESWRHGKRAFKEYRFNYPRARLALWEWHQGKGLLKKWETDLPEQVYDPLSAFYNCRLKILGPTREGETSTIRGIPYPQPEALEVSLGPETVDGRQAKVSLVNPVFAGTRGVVFAMIDAQRVPHQAWTTVFGVTVRGALLPGSVMMPAKLPGLPASGPAATRSPQANIPTPDPDGESPP
- a CDS encoding alpha/beta hydrolase → MIHPRDWYVEIAGQGPDLVLLHGLGASSFSWRHNRTALSRHFRVITPDLPGHGKSPALRHADYRVEALLQGILDFLDWRRLKTVILGGNSLGGGLSLLVAKKRPEQVCALVLLAPAAAITRIPYAFYPLRLPVLGYAVATLLGPWFLPWFMRLVYCHPERMIPEAVAGYAPPYRSLSHRLALRQVCRQLEVRPLEEIAELLRSLTLPTSLIWGAHDLILPPAQGHWIKSHLPQAEFHLLPEVGHAPQEEAPVKVNKIIIDFLGRSLNN
- a CDS encoding DUF1328 domain-containing protein, which translates into the protein MLSMALTFLIIALIAGVLGLGGIAAISAEIAWILFILFLVLFIISLFFGVRSRRRGPPLV
- a CDS encoding DUF3309 family protein, with translation MVSTLLLIILILLLIGALPRWPYSGGWGYYPSSGIGLILIIIIILLLLGRI